A window of Daucus carota subsp. sativus chromosome 2, DH1 v3.0, whole genome shotgun sequence genomic DNA:
GCGGATTCAGTTTTATTTACATAATCAATATTTTACATCAAAATACTTTTATCCAGTGCTTCAAGGATTTGAACGATACAGCATGAAAAGGATAGACATAGCTTGAAAAAACCCAAAGCCACCTGAACTTTATCTTGTGCTGCAGTTTTCTGTAGGTGCCATAACAATTTACACAAGGACATTCTCATATGTTTACAAATCAGAAAAGTGGCATGTAAACGCACGTTGTCATATACTTGTCTAATACAGGGGGTTTCCCCTTCATAGTTCAAAATTTTGTCACTCTTGAAACACATGAAGAAACACAGCCACCAGTCTCAATTTACATTTGAACCCAGATCCATCTTTTTGTTGTAATGTATAGTTAAAGGTGTTTGACTAAAAGCCACGTTGAAGAGGTCTTCATGTATGATCATGGTCTATTCCTGTCCATTGTAAACATAAATTCAGTTATTGCCACTTGCTAGGCTTTGTTCAATAATAAACAAAGTGCCTTTTATAAATACCAAAGTACCATCCAGTTTAGAAAAgaagtatatatatagaggTACATGGTAAAAACACATTTGGACAGAAAGCCTTCGAAGAGAGAATTCTCGTAATGTCTCAGTTTGCGTACTTAAAAGCAACAGAGAGAATACAAATGATGAAATAAAGACAAAAGGGATCACATACTTGCACATTACCTAAAGGATTTATCTCTGTGGAAGATACTGGACCTGGCCTACTTTCCTGGCCTGAAGATAAAATCTCTTGCATCCTCTCAGGCCAGTCGGAATTCAATCTCCGAGCAAAATCTTCTACTTCCCTACGTAAGATGGAAAAGAACGATAAAGGAGAAAGGAAAATATAAGTATCATGCAAAAGAACTAGAATATAAAAAACAATGTGTAAATGCAATATAAACTGGCGGTGGGGTAAAATTGAAGTTTACAGGAAGTCGTAAAGAAGCAGGAGTGCAGAATTCAATAAAGGAAATATACTTCTGTATACTGCCTCAAACAATAAAAACTCAAATGGCATGATCAAATATGTAAGTAAACCTATACTTTCCTAAGAAAACACGAAACGTGAATTATCTATCATCATATTTAGTACAAAACAACTGTACAACATACAGTGCTAATAAACAAAGATTCACTCCATCACTGGATCACACTTTAAATATGTAGAATAATAGTAGATGTTAAAAGTATAGTTCTGGTTCATGTTCAAACAAAATCTATTAGATAATATGTGGTCCTTAAATAAAGGACAAAACTAAATATCATCATTCATCAGAATCAGAAATAATATACATGATATTTAACTAGTCGAAAGGCAAAAACTTCTCTAAGACACAGAAGTCATGAAGAAATAATAGAAATGGAGTTGCACGCATTTGTAGGTATAACTGCTGGCGATCATAAAACTATATAAGGTCTATCATGCCAACCTATCAAGTTTTTCTTTCAGTGCAGGATCTAACTCATCATCTACGTCACAATCATCAAACTCCTCTTCAAGTGTTAATTTATCATCTCCAATGCTATGTGACCTTAACGTCTCACAGAAAGCAGAGAGAAAATCGTCATGATCCATTACACTGTCACGTGTGCCATGAGAACCGTTCAAAACCTGTGATATGTTATTATAAATCTCTTTATGTTCTTGAATATAGAACCCAGCTAATATACCAAGCATCTCgatgtaaaaaataatatagttaGACAGATATAACATATTAGCAGCAGCATTGTTTACCTTATTTTGGATCTTATTGCCAGTGTTTGAAGATGGATTCCCATTTGAAGAACTGCAACTGGGAGGAGGATTTTTTTGTTGGTTCTTTCTTTTACGATCCCTTTTTTTGTTCTTAGAACCCCTAACCACCTTAGAATCTGTAATACAACTACTAACTTTGAGTCCCTATGCTACCAAATGTTTAGACGCATTTCTCAGAAATTGGAATGCTCAAAAATGCATTCAGATCAATGATGAAGACacttattatataaacaaacaaaaagaaaatgcaTACAAATCAGCTACATTCAAGAAATATGTATTAAAATGCCAATATACCTCCATCCTTTCCATTTATAAATGACAATAGGTCCTCAACTGAACGATCATCTTCATGCTCTATTTCCGCCTCAACGTTCTACTTGAAAGAAAAGAGTTATCAAGGTTGtatatatttccaaagtcactATGGAATCATTTTACCTTCAATTTCTGTCTGTTTATCAGTTCTTTCCTCTTTCTTGCATACAATCTATTCAAGAGCCGGATCCGTGGATCATCAGTTGTGTTTTTCAGAGGCTCCAGCTTCTCTTCCTGACAATTAAATTAAGCCATAATACTATATGATagacataatataatataagctTTATAACTAGAAAATTCATAATAGGTATACAAGCTGCAATAAATAAAGACCTCTGTAAGATCATCGGGTAAATGAAATGTCTCACGAATCTCGTCAGGGGtttttccttcaatcattcGTGCAAGTGCACGACTGGTAAGATCAACCAATGATTTAAAATGTAGACTGTCAGCAGCAGATGTCAGCTCACAGAGCCTTTTTGTGTCCATACGGCTAAATTTCTCGTCAAAAGACCTTCGCTCCTACATAAAGTAAAAAAAGAAATCAAGTTCAGCTCTGTAGTGCAACCTTGTGAGAATTGTGCAGCAGGACCcttgatataatgaagttttcCTACTTTATTAGTTCCAGCGATTCCACCTAAACTTCTCTTTAGAAAGGGTAAAAAATTGGCTTGTGATTCAAAGAAATTTATATGTGATGATAAAGAAACATGAATTGCCTTGTTTGAGCGGCCAGGTATATGGTGAAATCGgcaataatcaaatattaaactCAGCATGGCAGGATTAACTCTTGGAGGTAAAGCTATGGGATAGTTCCTTGAATGCCCAACTCCCGAGTCTATTTCATGACATATTGAAGGACAAAAACTGGCAACTTCTGTTTCTACTTCATGGACTGAACCATCTGCGGTTTTAAACCATACATAAGGCTCCACCATCTGAAAATGTAAAGAGATAAGCTTTAGATAGAACAGTATATACTTGGGTTAAGAAAATAGTGGTACTATAAAGTAAAGAAGCAGTAGCAAAGTAACTACAAGAATCATTAAACACAATACAAATATTTCCCAATTACGAGACACAGCAAAAAAGATGGATATGATTCTCATAACCATATATAAACTATATTTATACCTATTTACAAACCCACCTCCCCATATTTGAGGTGAGGGATAATGAGTAGATTAGTATTAACCAGAAGAATCTGGCGAAGTGAACCCACTGGTTAAgtagatttatatatttactaGGACTATGAAAGTTATAGAGGTCAAAGAGAAAGTACAGGTCAATAAAAcgcttaagaaaaaaaaatcataaaacaagAGTACACACCTCAACTTTATTTATTTGAAGATCTGGTTCTGACATGATATATTCAGCTTTTCAAGCGGAGATTTCAAAGAATTTCCCAGGTATGACTTTGTACGACCCTGTAAATGAAGATTTAAAGCATAATACACCGATTCAATTCACAAATTGCTTCCTTGATAATAGGATGAACTTTGAATCTCCGAAACATTTATAGTAAGGATcgggagaggggggggggggggcgatTTTGAAATCTCAATCCCGTAACTCATCGATTACTTGCTGATGACTACAAGCGAAAAGGCAATACCAAAATAATGCCACTATTAACCTGGTAATTAAATCACATGCTAACAAACACACGTAACATAATCTACATTTTCAATAtgggaaaattaaattatagatcCCTGAACTATTGACGctttattgtctaggtccctgaactaaagattcTGTATTTTAGATCACTTAACTTTGCCGTTTTCCTGATTtaagtccttccgtcaaaaagattctaacggtgttaactagggtcttgagtttcatacagatcaaagtaattttgaaggtgttagtgatatccaaacTCAAACTTCAAGTAATCAAATTGAAGCTTGAGTCGCTAGCGACACTCATATGACACCAATTTTCACAAATTATGtccaatttaaatatttataaatttaggtCCCTAAATTTATTGAAGAACCTTAAATTTATGGTCCAATTtagggttttttaaaattaaatctaatttgtAAAAATTGTTGTCATATAGGTGTCGCTAGTGATTCAAGTTTCAATTCGACTACTTGAACTTTGAgtttggatatcactaacaccttccaaattgctttga
This region includes:
- the LOC108210150 gene encoding SKP1-like protein 21 isoform X1; its protein translation is MSEPDLQINKVEMVEPYVWFKTADGSVHEVETEVASFCPSICHEIDSGVGHSRNYPIALPPRVNPAMLSLIFDYCRFHHIPGRSNKERRSFDEKFSRMDTKRLCELTSAADSLHFKSLVDLTSRALARMIEGKTPDEIRETFHLPDDLTEEEKLEPLKNTTDDPRIRLLNRLYARKRKELINRQKLKNVEAEIEHEDDRSVEDLLSFINGKDGDSKVVRGSKNKKRDRKRKNQQKNPPPSCSSSNGNPSSNTGNKIQNKVLNGSHGTRDSVMDHDDFLSAFCETLRSHSIGDDKLTLEEEFDDCDVDDELDPALKEKLDREVEDFARRLNSDWPERMQEILSSGQESRPGPVSSTEINPLGIDHDHT
- the LOC108210150 gene encoding SKP1-like protein 21 isoform X3; this encodes MVEPYVWFKTADGSVHEVETEVASFCPSICHEIDSGVGHSRNYPIALPPRVNPAMLSLIFDYCRFHHIPGRSNKERRSFDEKFSRMDTKRLCELTSAADSLHFKSLVDLTSRALARMIEGKTPDEIRETFHLPDDLTEEEKLEPLKNTTDDPRIRLLNRLYARKRKELINRQKLKNVEAEIEHEDDRSVEDLLSFINGKDGDSKVVRGSKNKKRDRKRKNQQKNPPPSCSSSNGNPSSNTGNKIQNKVLNGSHGTRDSVMDHDDFLSAFCETLRSHSIGDDKLTLEEEFDDCDVDDELDPALKEKLDREVEDFARRLNSDWPERMQEILSSGQESRPGPVSSTEINPLGIDHDHT
- the LOC108210150 gene encoding SKP1-like protein 21 isoform X2 → MSEPDLQINKVEMVEPYVWFKTADGSVHEVETEVASFCPSICHEIDSGVGHSRNYPIALPPRVNPAMLSLIFDYCRFHHIPGRSNKERRSFDEKFSRMDTKRLCELTSAADSLHFKSLVDLTSRALARMIEGKTPDEIRETFHLPDDLTEEEKLEPLKNTTDDPRIRLLNRLYARKRKELINRQKLKNVEAEIEHEDDRSVEDLLSFINGKDGDSKVVRGSKNKKRDRKRKNQQKNPPPSCSSSNGNPSSNTGNKIQNKVLNGSHGTRDSVMDHDDFLSAFCETLRSHSIGDDKLTLEEEFDDCDVDDELDPALKEKLDREVEDFARRLNSDWPERMQEILSSGQESRPGPVSSTEINPLGNVQE